One Gimesia aquarii DNA segment encodes these proteins:
- a CDS encoding DUF11 domain-containing protein — MLKLSNRMERRASQTLRLCSAVAMMVLVTASHGCSSISPFRVSMPWEKQIPEQIEEKTPAVQHADFDTKVGAIRLSAPAQNASVPPPVQQVAHHQPATALAQARPPYCEFSPAEQRDFALPAGSDPAVVEMYPDEYLFDGGDRQKPVHYDEFSRLGLDTEDTIVEYQTHKGKQEVKKSNRVAVYAPRFAAIRTASSPLSGTSVDALATTEDTVHGVGLEARTVITQHKQREQLEGIRMRSRASGVETERQQGSVGQTAYISGHTKLSNLFQDTGTETGGQFRQSDEARIAYQIQAAAIWSRTQFPVIAIRERSAHQSKSAVKPEEYIGIEDKRKTEGNLRLIKMADKKNAESGDVITFTIKYENIGDFDVEGIKIIDNLTPRLEYIQDSATSDRKGRLVVEDNLEGSLILTFEVDEPVEGHQGGVVTFQTRVR, encoded by the coding sequence GTGTTAAAATTATCGAACCGAATGGAAAGAAGAGCATCACAAACGCTGCGTTTGTGCTCAGCGGTTGCGATGATGGTGTTGGTGACTGCTAGTCATGGATGTTCCAGTATTTCACCTTTCCGAGTTTCCATGCCTTGGGAAAAACAAATTCCTGAGCAGATTGAAGAAAAAACACCAGCTGTTCAACACGCCGACTTTGATACAAAAGTAGGAGCAATTCGTCTTTCAGCTCCTGCACAGAATGCTTCCGTCCCCCCTCCAGTTCAACAGGTGGCCCATCATCAGCCTGCCACTGCTTTAGCGCAAGCACGGCCTCCCTACTGTGAATTTTCCCCTGCAGAGCAGAGAGATTTTGCACTCCCTGCTGGTAGTGATCCTGCAGTTGTTGAGATGTACCCGGATGAATATCTGTTTGATGGAGGAGATCGGCAAAAACCGGTTCATTATGATGAATTTAGTCGTCTCGGGTTAGATACTGAAGACACCATTGTGGAATACCAAACTCACAAAGGTAAACAAGAAGTCAAAAAATCAAATCGGGTTGCCGTTTATGCACCTCGGTTTGCTGCCATTCGTACTGCCAGTTCACCATTGTCCGGGACTTCGGTTGATGCATTGGCAACAACAGAAGACACAGTTCATGGTGTTGGTTTAGAGGCACGAACGGTTATTACACAACACAAACAGCGGGAGCAGCTGGAGGGAATTCGTATGCGTTCTCGTGCCAGTGGTGTTGAAACTGAACGTCAACAGGGTTCAGTGGGGCAAACTGCCTACATCAGTGGTCATACTAAGTTGAGTAATTTGTTCCAGGATACAGGTACAGAGACCGGTGGACAATTTCGACAGTCTGATGAAGCACGGATTGCTTATCAGATACAGGCAGCTGCAATTTGGTCTCGCACACAGTTTCCGGTTATCGCGATTCGGGAACGATCGGCTCACCAGTCCAAAAGTGCTGTTAAACCAGAAGAATACATTGGTATTGAAGACAAGCGGAAAACTGAAGGTAACCTGCGTCTGATCAAAATGGCAGATAAGAAAAATGCTGAGTCTGGTGATGTGATTACCTTCACGATCAAATACGAAAATATAGGTGATTTCGATGTAGAAGGAATCAAGATCATCGATAACTTAACACCACGGTTGGAATATATTCAGGATAGTGCCACTTCAGACCGAAAAGGACGTTTGGTTGTTGAAGATAATTTGGAAGGCAGTTTAATTCTCACATTTGAAGTAGATGAGCCTGTTGAAGGTCATCAAGGAGGTGTGGTCACCTTCCAGACACGTGTTCGGTAA
- a CDS encoding putative Ig domain-containing protein, whose amino-acid sequence MLFDRFSNFYQYFVLLFCRNFRKQFEKRPKRSRGRRSFAPTHSIAQIEILEDRQLLAADDLTDLNDDFDNAASIANWQRINQTEGWNADQLETWDINQTQAGRMVLAPYTTSWFESYRGPLVFKEITGDFVITTQVNISDRDDIGDSDLNDIPNGSTFSLAGLMIRTPRDIQNPAVDWTPGSFADDGTNNGENYIFLSLGFGNSGNQFQMETKTTRNSNSSLVLQDRGDNSVINLQIARIGENVFTLYQVPGEDWVLDNRYHRPDMPETLQAGMVAYSDWGKVSDYDPFDHNNNVLQPGGFDPTPFEAFEPDIVAGFEYIQFDRPEVPEYLQGIDLRTQTTNLQMLSFLGDNVNSPVIPNQDTAPPMQVGMNLEGIADWSSAWTFTDMAHTMRTWNSVALNLTTFQSQWGSTLFDIELDEHGWPTQTHQTVNEAGQTIIQQFVAPILTGDVNPAGIYRAEWDGEATVLLPGVIEQGTTSEGRHYALLDLVENQDILLTIRDIDPTNHFRNFNLWMPDYNGQSFVGQDWQPGDDFSPFHPLFLERLAPFDTLRFMDWMETNETDVVTWEDRARLEDATYHGGNDPNDFHNGIAPEYMIELSNTLNANAWFNMPHQANDDFVRNFAEMVRDNLDPELTIYVEWSNEIWNYAYGFHASFWIQDQLALPENAGINWYEFAASQIQQDFAIWQEVFAGQEDRIVRVVAGQQSNPAVLAGLLPAMNGNFDAISVTGYAGLGFEQLASFDESTTVDDVIDTVLEETILWSLSRLIDHQNLADQYSQILGREIDLVTYEGGSHPDAYGWPVQEVVHAASRSPRMSEIYQALLNGADLIGVDLFNQFTFTGGGFSAPWGDWGLLHTMDQPLETSFEYQTIVDFINSQTPEVLPVVNIESTVSSVDESGEEQLVYTLTRSDDQIDAPLTVGYQVSGTATSGSDFVSLTGEVTFNANESSVTILVTVLEDLQDENEETIQIQLLDQNTYHLGDLIQASGSIIDNDFTNIAPVVSPIPDQIIAEEETFSLFVNSYVSDVNSTDGDQIILTAMLADGAGLPDWLEFHSQTGELIGTPNLGSAGIFEIEISAIDLAGLESSTTFQLTVTPVPVTQYEMRVVNTPTTTTANGEVANLPPIETVLTEWQSYWIEVWASVPNSSDHGIESYSFNLHYNSNFTTASNIEYGPAFLEEQSGQIDDETGTIQSISARTSLTDVGDDQFVLLARIQFTSTANDQVNLDLESPGIGPYQAEFLIEQANLQLTDQAESQMEAINLAKVEFWAIPYDANDDDMINFRDLMLFASTYGSNVSNSNSPFAWFMDYNQSGTVNFRDLIFLAENYGKSKFNNSHVTFPSGFPDTWAPQSLIMDIAHPVQPQMEITSMTIEEVNSTAHEAVQIYSESASLSERSRPNNTKFEIADITENTLATAMPGRIVFDISVGGYGWFVYNSPWDHSEFNVANSYELEAFTNSKVSLPIDLLTVIFHDLKHLLEHQHETSGLMHARLSPGIRRLPDEIPHAATHFNEDHLHESDQFFSSLKDNDLQAFG is encoded by the coding sequence ATGCTATTTGACAGATTCAGCAATTTTTATCAGTATTTTGTGTTGTTATTTTGCCGTAACTTTCGAAAACAATTTGAAAAACGACCTAAAAGATCCAGAGGGCGTCGCAGTTTCGCTCCTACACATTCGATTGCACAAATCGAAATTCTGGAAGACAGACAATTACTGGCTGCCGACGATTTAACCGATCTGAACGATGACTTTGATAATGCGGCTTCAATCGCAAATTGGCAGAGAATCAACCAGACAGAAGGTTGGAATGCTGACCAGCTTGAAACCTGGGATATCAATCAAACTCAAGCAGGAAGAATGGTCCTGGCACCTTACACAACTTCCTGGTTTGAATCGTATCGTGGTCCTTTAGTTTTTAAAGAAATCACTGGAGACTTCGTCATTACAACTCAGGTCAATATCTCTGACCGAGATGATATCGGTGACAGTGATCTGAATGATATTCCCAATGGTTCCACTTTTTCACTAGCGGGGTTAATGATTCGAACTCCAAGAGATATTCAAAACCCGGCTGTCGACTGGACACCAGGGTCGTTTGCGGATGATGGAACAAATAATGGAGAGAACTACATCTTTCTTTCATTGGGTTTCGGGAACTCTGGAAACCAATTTCAAATGGAAACAAAAACGACTCGCAACAGTAATTCATCTTTGGTTCTGCAAGATAGAGGTGACAACTCTGTGATCAACCTTCAAATTGCTCGAATCGGGGAGAATGTCTTCACACTCTACCAAGTTCCAGGCGAAGACTGGGTTCTTGATAACCGTTATCATCGACCGGACATGCCGGAAACACTCCAGGCAGGCATGGTTGCCTATTCCGACTGGGGCAAAGTCAGTGATTATGATCCTTTCGATCATAATAATAACGTACTCCAACCCGGAGGCTTTGATCCAACTCCTTTCGAGGCCTTCGAACCTGATATTGTTGCAGGATTTGAATATATTCAGTTTGATCGTCCTGAAGTACCAGAATACCTTCAGGGCATTGACTTGCGTACTCAAACCACGAATTTACAAATGCTGTCCTTTTTAGGTGACAATGTCAATTCGCCAGTTATTCCCAACCAGGACACAGCTCCGCCGATGCAGGTAGGGATGAATCTGGAGGGAATCGCAGATTGGAGTTCCGCCTGGACGTTTACAGATATGGCGCACACAATGCGTACCTGGAACAGTGTCGCTCTAAATCTGACGACATTCCAATCACAGTGGGGTTCGACCTTATTTGACATTGAGTTAGATGAGCATGGCTGGCCAACGCAAACCCATCAAACAGTTAACGAAGCAGGACAAACGATTATTCAACAGTTCGTTGCCCCGATTTTGACAGGAGACGTCAATCCTGCAGGCATCTATCGGGCAGAATGGGATGGTGAAGCAACGGTTCTATTACCAGGAGTAATTGAACAAGGCACCACTTCAGAGGGACGTCACTACGCACTTCTGGATTTAGTTGAAAACCAGGATATTTTACTGACAATTCGAGATATCGACCCCACCAATCACTTTCGAAATTTCAATCTCTGGATGCCTGACTACAACGGCCAAAGTTTTGTTGGTCAAGATTGGCAGCCCGGCGATGACTTCTCTCCCTTCCATCCTTTATTTCTGGAACGCCTGGCCCCCTTTGACACTCTTCGATTTATGGACTGGATGGAAACCAATGAAACCGACGTCGTTACCTGGGAAGATCGTGCCCGGCTCGAAGACGCTACCTACCACGGTGGCAATGATCCCAATGATTTTCATAACGGCATTGCTCCCGAGTATATGATTGAACTCTCTAATACCCTGAACGCGAACGCCTGGTTCAATATGCCTCACCAGGCAAACGACGACTTCGTAAGAAACTTTGCCGAAATGGTACGAGACAACCTTGACCCGGAACTAACCATATATGTCGAATGGTCCAATGAAATCTGGAACTATGCCTATGGTTTTCATGCCAGCTTCTGGATTCAAGATCAACTTGCATTGCCTGAAAATGCAGGAATAAACTGGTATGAGTTTGCCGCCAGTCAAATTCAACAGGATTTTGCGATCTGGCAAGAGGTATTCGCCGGGCAGGAAGACCGAATCGTAAGAGTTGTGGCTGGCCAGCAGTCGAACCCAGCCGTGTTGGCAGGGTTGCTGCCCGCCATGAATGGCAATTTTGATGCCATTTCCGTTACCGGCTATGCTGGACTGGGATTTGAACAACTCGCCAGTTTTGACGAGTCTACGACAGTCGATGATGTCATCGACACGGTATTGGAAGAAACGATTCTCTGGAGCCTGTCTCGTCTAATCGATCACCAGAATCTCGCTGATCAATACTCGCAGATTTTGGGAAGAGAAATCGATTTGGTCACATATGAAGGGGGCTCTCATCCGGATGCTTACGGCTGGCCTGTGCAAGAGGTCGTCCATGCAGCTTCGCGCAGTCCTCGCATGTCGGAAATTTATCAGGCGCTGTTAAACGGTGCGGACCTGATTGGCGTTGATCTGTTTAATCAATTTACCTTCACAGGAGGAGGTTTCTCTGCACCCTGGGGAGACTGGGGGCTGTTACACACCATGGACCAGCCACTGGAAACGTCATTTGAATATCAAACGATTGTCGATTTCATTAACAGCCAGACCCCCGAAGTTTTGCCGGTCGTCAACATTGAATCAACTGTCTCCAGCGTTGATGAATCAGGTGAAGAACAACTTGTGTATACACTCACTCGCAGTGATGATCAGATTGATGCTCCCTTGACCGTCGGCTATCAGGTTTCAGGCACAGCCACTTCCGGTTCCGATTTCGTTAGTTTAACAGGCGAAGTGACATTTAATGCAAACGAGTCGTCTGTCACGATTCTGGTAACAGTTCTGGAGGATTTACAAGATGAAAATGAGGAAACCATTCAAATCCAATTACTGGACCAGAACACCTATCATTTGGGAGATTTAATTCAGGCCAGTGGGTCGATTATTGATAATGATTTTACAAACATAGCACCTGTTGTCTCACCAATTCCAGATCAAATCATTGCTGAAGAAGAAACCTTTTCTCTCTTTGTCAACAGCTATGTTTCCGATGTGAATTCAACAGACGGTGATCAAATCATTTTGACTGCCATGTTGGCTGATGGAGCAGGATTGCCTGATTGGTTAGAGTTCCATTCGCAAACTGGAGAGCTCATTGGGACTCCCAATTTGGGTAGTGCAGGCATCTTTGAAATTGAAATTAGTGCCATAGATTTAGCTGGTCTGGAATCAAGTACAACCTTTCAACTGACTGTTACCCCCGTTCCGGTCACACAGTACGAGATGCGCGTAGTAAATACTCCCACAACGACTACTGCGAATGGTGAGGTAGCAAACCTTCCACCAATTGAAACCGTTTTAACAGAGTGGCAATCCTATTGGATCGAGGTCTGGGCGAGTGTTCCTAATTCATCTGACCACGGTATCGAATCATATTCATTCAACCTGCATTACAATTCTAATTTCACAACAGCATCAAACATCGAATATGGACCGGCATTTTTAGAAGAACAGTCCGGACAGATCGATGACGAAACAGGAACCATTCAGAGCATCAGTGCACGCACTAGTTTGACTGATGTTGGCGATGATCAATTTGTGTTGCTTGCACGAATTCAGTTTACGTCAACAGCCAATGATCAGGTCAACCTGGATCTTGAATCGCCAGGTATTGGTCCTTATCAGGCAGAATTTTTGATCGAACAAGCCAACTTACAATTGACTGATCAAGCAGAGAGTCAAATGGAAGCGATCAACCTTGCAAAAGTGGAGTTCTGGGCTATTCCCTATGATGCTAATGATGATGATATGATCAATTTTAGAGATCTGATGTTATTCGCATCGACCTATGGTTCTAATGTCTCTAATTCAAATTCACCTTTTGCCTGGTTTATGGATTATAATCAATCAGGAACTGTGAATTTTCGAGACTTGATCTTTTTAGCAGAAAACTATGGTAAATCAAAATTCAATAATTCTCATGTCACATTCCCTTCTGGTTTTCCTGATACCTGGGCTCCACAAAGCTTAATCATGGATATTGCTCATCCCGTTCAACCACAAATGGAAATCACATCGATGACAATCGAAGAAGTGAATTCGACCGCGCACGAAGCGGTCCAAATTTATTCAGAGTCTGCTTCATTGAGCGAACGAAGCAGACCCAATAACACAAAATTTGAAATTGCTGATATTACAGAAAATACGCTGGCCACAGCAATGCCGGGAAGAATTGTGTTTGATATTTCCGTGGGTGGCTATGGATGGTTTGTCTATAATAGCCCATGGGATCACTCTGAATTTAATGTTGCAAACTCATATGAGTTGGAAGCGTTTACCAATTCAAAAGTATCTTTACCTATCGATTTACTGACCGTCATATTCCATGATTTAAAACATCTTTTAGAACACCAACATGAAACATCAGGTCTCATGCATGCAAGACTCTCACCTGGAATTCGCCGACTGCCTGATGAAATTCCTCATGCTGCAACTCACTTCAATGAAGATCACCTACACGAATCCGATCAATTCTTCAGTTCGCTGAAAGATAATGATCTTCAGGCATTTGGATAA
- a CDS encoding serine hydrolase domain-containing protein, with amino-acid sequence MPQINPERWHAVEKLIDHFCNTNQVPAIALQVNVKETSRLYSRGRQRLNDNGDTLREDAIFLIASITKPIVVLGVLKLLEEGELLLGDRVKQFIPEFGCAGKHGITIRHLMTHTSGLPDMLPNNRELRSANAPLSEFVKQICQLSPDEPPGRIVQYQSTGIAILSEVIQRITGLSCAEYLNQVLFQPMGMKDTSLGVPEEWYEGDQPKVERIVEIRIPDELDIEPDWDWNSPYWRGFGAPWGGLLTTISDLGKLVEMLKNRGVFQQKRLFSHRTILKATKDQLATISGLSATEKEGKGWGLGWQMVSNTKSDYYGDLLSTSTYGHGGATGTLLWIDPELETSAIILTTQPQEPHGRFLARITNAIVSAIEG; translated from the coding sequence ATGCCTCAAATAAATCCTGAACGCTGGCACGCTGTTGAGAAACTGATCGATCATTTTTGTAATACGAACCAGGTACCTGCGATTGCTTTACAAGTCAATGTGAAAGAGACATCACGACTTTATTCTAGAGGGCGACAACGACTCAACGACAACGGAGACACGCTTCGTGAAGACGCCATTTTTTTAATCGCTTCAATTACAAAGCCAATTGTCGTACTGGGGGTACTCAAATTACTGGAGGAAGGTGAATTACTGCTGGGAGACCGGGTGAAGCAATTCATACCTGAGTTCGGTTGTGCGGGAAAGCATGGAATCACGATTCGACATCTGATGACCCATACCTCGGGGTTGCCTGACATGTTACCCAATAACCGCGAGCTTCGCTCAGCGAACGCCCCACTTTCAGAATTTGTAAAACAAATTTGCCAGCTTTCTCCCGATGAACCACCGGGAAGAATTGTGCAATATCAAAGTACAGGAATTGCTATTCTCAGTGAGGTCATCCAACGTATCACTGGCCTTTCGTGTGCTGAATATCTGAATCAGGTGTTATTTCAACCTATGGGAATGAAGGACACTTCGCTTGGGGTTCCAGAAGAGTGGTATGAAGGAGATCAACCGAAAGTCGAGCGGATTGTTGAGATCCGAATCCCTGACGAACTGGATATTGAACCAGATTGGGATTGGAACAGTCCCTACTGGAGAGGGTTTGGCGCACCCTGGGGAGGGCTTTTAACGACTATTTCTGACCTGGGAAAGCTTGTTGAGATGCTTAAAAATCGCGGTGTTTTTCAACAAAAGCGGCTCTTTTCCCATCGTACCATTTTGAAAGCAACTAAAGATCAACTAGCGACAATTTCCGGACTATCGGCGACTGAAAAAGAGGGCAAAGGCTGGGGGCTTGGATGGCAAATGGTGTCGAATACAAAGAGTGATTATTATGGAGACTTACTCTCCACTTCCACTTACGGACATGGTGGTGCCACAGGTACGCTTTTATGGATTGATCCAGAATTAGAAACTTCTGCCATAATTCTGACCACACAACCCCAAGAGCCACATGGTCGATTTCTGGCTCGAATTACAAATGCGATCGTCTCTGCCATTGAAGGTTGA
- a CDS encoding pyridoxine 5'-phosphate synthase — translation MPALGVNIDHVATVRQARLTYEPDPVWAGVLAELGGADGITLHLREDRRHIQDHDLYTMKKTVQVKLNLEMAAEAEMTNIALDVRPDQVSLVPEKREELTTEGGLDVITNSDRIRHCIDQLKEAGIEVSIFIDPDVDQIAAAKNLGVQGVELHTGRYADATSADDQQIEYETLVNASEFTIQQGLKLHMGHGLTYRNVSKIASIPNVSELNIGHSIVSRAVLVGMEQAVREMKALITS, via the coding sequence ATGCCAGCTTTAGGTGTGAATATTGATCATGTTGCCACAGTTCGTCAGGCACGCTTAACTTATGAGCCAGATCCGGTTTGGGCAGGAGTTCTGGCGGAATTGGGCGGTGCTGATGGGATTACGTTGCACCTGCGGGAAGATCGACGACATATTCAGGATCACGATCTTTATACCATGAAGAAAACGGTACAGGTTAAGTTGAATCTGGAAATGGCAGCAGAAGCAGAAATGACGAATATCGCTCTGGATGTACGTCCCGATCAGGTTTCATTGGTTCCAGAAAAAAGAGAGGAACTGACGACAGAAGGAGGGCTGGACGTCATCACAAATTCAGACCGGATCAGACATTGCATCGATCAGTTAAAAGAGGCAGGCATTGAGGTCAGTATTTTTATTGATCCAGACGTGGATCAAATCGCTGCTGCGAAAAATCTGGGAGTTCAAGGAGTCGAACTGCATACAGGCCGTTACGCTGATGCTACTTCGGCAGATGATCAGCAGATAGAATATGAAACACTGGTCAATGCCTCTGAATTTACCATTCAACAGGGATTAAAGCTGCATATGGGACATGGGTTAACGTATCGTAATGTCTCAAAGATAGCATCGATACCAAATGTGAGTGAGTTAAACATTGGTCACAGTATTGTATCTCGAGCAGTTTTGGTGGGAATGGAACAGGCGGTGCGTGAGATGAAAGCTTTGATTACAAGTTAG
- a CDS encoding STAS domain-containing protein, giving the protein MTVQQGGILQVYHVGPLCVAGFGGRDILDTFSVKDIRDELLELVRDHDCETLALDLTGVKLIPSGMLGLLASMRDLDIEIHLYNPSDDIRDVLEITKLNQFMQLHDVEIPY; this is encoded by the coding sequence ATGACAGTTCAACAGGGGGGGATCCTCCAAGTTTATCACGTAGGACCACTTTGTGTCGCAGGTTTTGGTGGTAGAGACATTCTTGATACTTTCAGTGTGAAGGATATTCGAGATGAGTTGTTGGAATTAGTAAGAGATCATGATTGCGAAACTCTGGCTCTTGATTTGACAGGTGTCAAACTCATTCCCAGCGGTATGCTCGGGTTACTAGCTTCCATGAGAGACCTCGATATCGAGATTCATCTCTATAATCCTTCTGATGATATTCGGGACGTGTTGGAAATCACGAAGCTGAACCAATTCATGCAACTGCATGATGTAGAGATCCCCTATTAA
- the glnA gene encoding type I glutamate--ammonia ligase, with protein sequence MTPKDFFAFAEKNGAKMVDLKFTDIFGTWQHCSYPISTWDESTFEDGVGFDGSSIRGWQTIDSSDMLAVPDASTVKMDPFFKQPTVSVLADIVDPITKEDYNKDPRNVAKNGLAYLKQTGIADTCFIGPEPEFFVFDDVRYLSNQRGAMYEIDSSEAAWNTGRSEEANLGHKVGYKGGYFPVSPLDTYGDLRAEMVEELIKLGIVVEAHHHEVATAGQCEIDMEFAPLLQMADQFMWYKYVIKNVAKRNGKTVTFMPKPVFEDNGSGMHTHISLWKGGDTLMYGDGYAGMSELALNAIGGILKHGRALIALSNPTANSFHRLVPGFEAPVTLAMSQRNRSASCRIPMYSGSPKAKRVEFRCPDPTANGYLSFTALMMAMIDGVQNKIDPGEPLDRDIYDMTPEELAETNVAPKSLEEALDALEGDHAFLTAGDVFSEDLIKSFIEYKRTEELDPIRLRPHPYEFDLYYNA encoded by the coding sequence ATGACTCCCAAAGACTTTTTTGCATTTGCAGAAAAAAACGGCGCTAAAATGGTAGACCTGAAGTTTACCGATATCTTTGGCACCTGGCAGCATTGTTCGTACCCCATTAGTACTTGGGACGAGAGTACTTTTGAAGATGGTGTTGGTTTTGACGGTTCTTCCATTCGTGGTTGGCAGACAATTGACAGTTCAGACATGCTTGCCGTACCCGATGCTTCAACCGTGAAAATGGATCCTTTTTTCAAGCAGCCTACCGTCAGCGTACTGGCTGATATTGTGGATCCCATTACCAAAGAGGATTATAACAAAGATCCTCGTAATGTTGCGAAAAACGGTCTTGCCTATCTGAAACAAACAGGCATTGCAGACACTTGCTTTATTGGGCCCGAGCCTGAATTTTTTGTCTTTGACGATGTCCGTTATCTTTCGAACCAACGCGGGGCGATGTACGAGATTGATTCTTCGGAAGCTGCCTGGAATACAGGTAGGTCCGAAGAGGCCAACTTGGGGCATAAAGTAGGCTATAAAGGGGGATATTTTCCTGTATCACCTCTTGATACCTATGGTGACTTGCGTGCTGAAATGGTTGAAGAGTTGATAAAACTGGGGATCGTTGTCGAAGCACATCACCATGAAGTGGCGACTGCCGGTCAGTGCGAAATTGATATGGAATTCGCACCACTACTACAAATGGCCGATCAGTTCATGTGGTACAAGTATGTGATTAAAAACGTTGCGAAACGCAATGGCAAAACAGTCACGTTTATGCCTAAGCCCGTCTTTGAAGACAATGGGTCCGGAATGCATACGCATATCTCACTCTGGAAGGGGGGAGATACTTTGATGTATGGTGATGGCTATGCCGGCATGAGTGAGTTGGCTTTGAATGCCATTGGTGGAATTCTCAAACATGGCCGTGCATTGATTGCTTTGTCAAATCCAACCGCCAACAGCTTCCATCGACTGGTACCTGGCTTCGAAGCACCCGTAACACTGGCCATGAGCCAGCGTAACCGATCTGCTTCCTGTCGTATCCCAATGTATTCTGGTAGCCCCAAGGCGAAGCGTGTTGAGTTCCGTTGTCCCGATCCAACGGCCAATGGTTATCTCAGCTTTACTGCTTTGATGATGGCGATGATTGATGGCGTTCAGAACAAAATTGATCCTGGTGAGCCTTTGGATCGTGATATCTATGACATGACTCCGGAAGAATTGGCGGAAACTAATGTGGCTCCCAAGTCACTGGAAGAAGCTCTGGACGCGCTGGAAGGAGATCACGCCTTCTTGACAGCTGGCGATGTCTTCAGCGAAGATCTGATCAAATCCTTTATTGAGTATAAGCGAACAGAGGAGTTGGATCCGATTCGTTTACGACCTCATCCTTACGAATTTGATCTCTACTATAACGCGTAA
- a CDS encoding lysophospholipid acyltransferase family protein: MMNPEYISILTLVVYALVVLTIIVYQAARLPDGWRAWILFAITRVYAPGLWGIKANRRCPFPGDSAAIIIANHRSPVDPIILWYNSHLGSPQKRLRCISFLMAREYYELPGLVGWISRAMHSIPVDRDGRDVVPVREALRKLKQGEMIGVFPEGGIQDPRPIAHANSGIAFLALRSKAPVYPVYINNSPRGKNMIEPFYSFSNASVVYGEPIDLSDYYGRRASREVLEEVTTLMMQQLASLGDTVYLGSPTSEENKQLIQMPEDHYLSAN, encoded by the coding sequence ATGATGAATCCAGAATACATCAGCATCCTGACACTCGTTGTTTACGCTTTAGTAGTCTTGACAATTATCGTCTATCAGGCTGCCAGGCTTCCCGACGGTTGGCGGGCTTGGATTTTATTTGCGATTACTCGTGTTTATGCCCCAGGCCTTTGGGGCATTAAGGCGAACCGTCGTTGCCCTTTTCCAGGGGATTCTGCGGCGATTATTATTGCCAATCATCGTAGTCCCGTTGATCCCATCATTCTCTGGTATAACTCTCATTTGGGAAGTCCTCAAAAACGGCTGCGATGTATCAGTTTTTTAATGGCGCGAGAATATTATGAGCTACCCGGATTGGTCGGGTGGATCTCAAGGGCCATGCATTCAATTCCTGTAGACCGCGATGGTCGTGATGTGGTACCAGTACGCGAAGCACTTCGTAAACTAAAGCAGGGAGAGATGATTGGAGTCTTTCCAGAGGGAGGGATTCAGGATCCTCGTCCCATTGCACACGCCAATTCTGGTATTGCCTTTTTAGCTCTTCGCTCAAAAGCTCCTGTCTACCCTGTTTATATCAATAATTCTCCACGTGGCAAGAATATGATAGAACCTTTCTATTCTTTTTCCAATGCTTCAGTTGTATATGGAGAACCGATTGATCTGTCCGACTATTATGGTCGTCGTGCCTCACGGGAAGTCTTAGAAGAGGTCACCACACTTATGATGCAGCAACTTGCTTCGCTTGGTGATACCGTATATCTGGGAAGTCCAACTTCTGAGGAAAACAAACAGCTTATCCAAATGCCTGAAGATCATTATCTTTCAGCGAACTGA